In Chitinophagales bacterium, one DNA window encodes the following:
- a CDS encoding T9SS type A sorting domain-containing protein, translating to MKQIVELTSNHQTYLGQIIPNPHKDQCTIPYYIDASVQQALIIFNNETGREINRVEIIGRGNGQLTVLTSQLENGVYTFSLVVDGNVINTKKMIKQD from the coding sequence ATTAAGCAAATCGTTGAGCTTACATCAAATCATCAAACCTATCTTGGTCAAATTATTCCTAACCCACATAAAGATCAATGCACCATTCCATACTATATTGATGCATCAGTTCAGCAAGCTCTTATCATTTTCAATAATGAAACCGGCAGGGAAATCAACCGTGTTGAAATTATTGGTCGTGGTAACGGTCAACTTACTGTACTAACATCTCAATTGGAAAATGGTGTTTATACTTTTTCATTAGTCGTAGATGGCAATGTTATTAATACTAAGAAGATGATCAAACAGGATTAG